GAGGAGGTGGGAGAAGACCTGCGGCGCGTGTTCGGCGCGCCCGACTACCACCCGCCGGTCCTCCCCGCGGTGGCGCTCGAGGTGCACGGCCTCGTCAAGCGCGCCGACGTCGGCATCCCCGAGGTCGTGTCGGTGATCGAGCACGACGCGATGCTGGCCGCCGAGGTGCTGCGCGTCGCCTCGTCCGCCGCCTACGCCACCAAGATGCCGCCCCGCTCTCTCCAGGACGCCGCGGCGCGCCTGGGGCTGTCGGGCCTGCGCGACGTGGTGTGGCAGGTCGCGATGGGCAAGGTCTTCCGCGTCCAGGGCTACGAGCGCACGATGGACGGGCTGCGCAAGCACAGCGTCGCCGTCGCGACCCTCACGCGCTTCGTCGCGTCGCACACCTCGGTCGCGATGGAGTACGGCTTCCTGCTCGGGCTGCTGCACGACGTCGGGCTCGTCGCGATGATCCACGCGCTCGCCGAGCGGGGCGCGACGCCGCCCGATCTCGGAGATCTCGCGGTGGAGCTCGACGCCTACCACTGCGAAGCGGGCGAGACCGTGGCGCGCCTGTGGGGGCTGCCGGTCGAGCTGCAGTGGATGATCGGCGCGCACCGTCACCCCGACCTCGGCGGGTTCCGGCACCCGGTCATCGCGTGCGAGTGCCTGGCGCACTACCTCGCGGACCAGGCGGGACGCGGGCCAGGCCTCCCGGGGCAGCACGACACCGTCAGCCCCGACGCGGTCGACGTCGCGCTCGCGGAGCTGCGGATCTCGGAGCGTGACCTCGTCCGCCTGGGCGAAGAAGGACGCGCGCTGCTGGAGTAATCTCGGGGGGTGACCGAGCCGCAGCTCTACCGAGACCTCTCGACCTGGTACCGGCTCCTCACGCCGAAGGAGGAGTACGAAGACGAGGCGGAGATGTACCGCGCCATCTTCGCGCGCGCCGTGCCGGGCGCCTCGACCCTGCTCGAGCTCGGCGCGGGCGCGGGGCACAACGCGTTCCACCTGAAGGCGCACTACGAGTGCACCCTGACGGACCTGTCCGAGCCGATGCTGGCGCTGAGCCGTGACCTGAACCCGGACTGCGAGCATGCGCTGGGCGACATGCGCACGCTGCGGCTCGATCGCGTCTTCGACCTGGTGCTGATCCACGACGCCGTCATGTACATGCGCACGCGGAGCGACCTGCGCGCCGCGGTCGAGACGGCGCTGTCGCACCTTCGGCCTGGAGGCGCGGCGCTCTTCGTGCCCGACTACGTCAAGGAGACGTTCGTCGGGGGTCGGCAGGTGTTCGAGCGAGAGGAGCCGGGCCGGAGCATGGTCTGCGTCGAGTGGGACTGGGACCCCGACCCAGAGGACGATACGTTCATCGGCGACTATGTCTTCGTGCTCCAGGAGGGCGGCGGCGAGGTCAGGGTGGTGCGAGACCGGCACGAGGTGAGCTGCTTCCCGCGCCGGGTCTGGATGGACACGCTGCGCGCGGTCGGCTTCGAGCCGGAGCTGCTGATCCAGGCGAACGCGGCGCCCTACGATGCGCAAGAGGTGTTCTTGGGCGTGAAGGGAGGCTGAAGAGAGCGCCCGGCGTGGGTGGACCTCCCTCGGTGATCGCGGCCTGCGTGTCCGCATCCGCCTGTGCCTGTGATTCCGCCTCCGCCTCTGCTTTCGCCTCCCCTGCCGCTCCCGCTCCCGACTCCGCCTCCGCTGCCGCTTCCGCGCCCGCTTCCGCTTCCGCTTCCGCTTCCGCGCCCGCTGCCGCTTCCGCTGCCGCTTCCGCTTCCGCTGCCGCTTCCGCTGCCGCTTCCGCTTCCGCGCCCGCTGCCGCTTCCGCTTCCGCTGCCGCTGCCGCTTCCGCTCCC
This sequence is a window from Sandaracinaceae bacterium. Protein-coding genes within it:
- a CDS encoding class I SAM-dependent methyltransferase, coding for MTEPQLYRDLSTWYRLLTPKEEYEDEAEMYRAIFARAVPGASTLLELGAGAGHNAFHLKAHYECTLTDLSEPMLALSRDLNPDCEHALGDMRTLRLDRVFDLVLIHDAVMYMRTRSDLRAAVETALSHLRPGGAALFVPDYVKETFVGGRQVFEREEPGRSMVCVEWDWDPDPEDDTFIGDYVFVLQEGGGEVRVVRDRHEVSCFPRRVWMDTLRAVGFEPELLIQANAAPYDAQEVFLGVKGG
- a CDS encoding HDOD domain-containing protein produces the protein MDAARNDQNYGRGVASVSHGGWLSPEEVGEDLRRVFGAPDYHPPVLPAVALEVHGLVKRADVGIPEVVSVIEHDAMLAAEVLRVASSAAYATKMPPRSLQDAAARLGLSGLRDVVWQVAMGKVFRVQGYERTMDGLRKHSVAVATLTRFVASHTSVAMEYGFLLGLLHDVGLVAMIHALAERGATPPDLGDLAVELDAYHCEAGETVARLWGLPVELQWMIGAHRHPDLGGFRHPVIACECLAHYLADQAGRGPGLPGQHDTVSPDAVDVALAELRISERDLVRLGEEGRALLE